A region from the uncultured Sunxiuqinia sp. genome encodes:
- a CDS encoding succinylglutamate desuccinylase/aspartoacylase family protein, with product MRQNKPMKILGTEIKPGKQTILNLDIARLHTRTKVEVPVIVERAKEDGPVLLLNAGIHGNEINGIEIIREIISKKINKPNRGTVICIPVLNVFGFLSQTREFPDGKDLNRVFPGSKTGSLASIFAYHLMNNILPHIDYCIDFHTGGANRFNSSQIRINRGDQELLELAKIFNPRFIVYAPNREKSFRQAASRAGKKVLLFEGGKSLDFHKRITLRGVRGVMKTMTHLDMRDFTKEIEALPMSESVIIESSSWVRARHGGLFRFDIKDGASVEKGEIIGSISDPYGKFIHRVKMPESGHILGLNHAPIVYQGDALLHLGTTKAT from the coding sequence ATGAGACAAAACAAACCCATGAAAATCCTGGGAACCGAAATTAAACCGGGAAAACAAACCATCCTCAACTTGGATATTGCCCGTCTGCACACCCGAACAAAAGTTGAAGTTCCGGTGATTGTTGAACGTGCCAAAGAAGATGGGCCTGTACTTTTATTAAATGCGGGCATCCATGGAAACGAAATAAATGGTATTGAGATAATTCGTGAGATAATTTCAAAAAAGATCAATAAACCCAACCGAGGTACTGTTATTTGCATTCCCGTATTAAATGTTTTTGGATTCCTGAGCCAAACCCGGGAATTCCCCGATGGGAAGGACCTTAACAGGGTTTTCCCGGGATCAAAAACCGGATCCCTGGCTAGTATTTTTGCTTACCATTTAATGAACAACATCTTACCACACATTGATTACTGCATTGATTTTCATACAGGAGGCGCCAACCGCTTCAACAGTTCACAAATTAGAATTAACAGAGGAGATCAGGAGCTACTTGAGCTAGCGAAGATTTTTAATCCCCGCTTTATAGTTTATGCACCCAATCGCGAAAAGTCGTTCAGACAGGCAGCTTCCCGAGCCGGGAAAAAAGTACTGCTTTTTGAGGGCGGAAAATCGCTCGATTTCCACAAACGCATAACCCTGCGTGGCGTTCGTGGAGTGATGAAAACCATGACCCATCTGGACATGCGGGACTTTACCAAAGAGATCGAAGCTTTACCTATGAGCGAATCTGTTATTATAGAAAGTTCAAGCTGGGTTCGAGCTCGCCACGGAGGCTTATTCCGCTTCGACATAAAAGATGGGGCCAGTGTTGAAAAAGGAGAAATCATTGGTAGCATTTCTGATCCGTATGGAAAATTCATACATCGAGTAAAGATGCCGGAAAGTGGCCACATACTCGGATTAAATCATGCACCTATTGTTTACCAGGGAGATGCACTGCTTCACTTGGGAACCACAAAAGCGACCTAA
- a CDS encoding D-hexose-6-phosphate mutarotase has product MQLIEELDEKFGIEGEVGFMKIEGELPFISISNKYAQADICLYGAQAMSFSPHNNMDFLWMSPDSFMQEGKAIRGGIPICFPWFGPHQSDPQQPQHGFGRLMFWDVVGTQALPNGETLIRMQLQSSDATKAYWAHDFLAEMIFAIGKKLTATLKVTNTSNVSFEYGCALHTYYTISAIENIQIEGLEGLSYYNQLTGEDGLQNEKQLAFNEPLTRHYLNTETPVVIDDPAFRRRILVEKSGSKVTTVWNPGKEASTGIADIPDDGYDAFVCVEATNASDYTIQLAPGASYETSAILGLEE; this is encoded by the coding sequence ATGCAATTAATTGAAGAATTAGACGAAAAGTTTGGTATTGAAGGCGAGGTTGGTTTCATGAAAATTGAAGGCGAGCTACCGTTTATTAGTATTTCAAATAAATATGCTCAGGCCGATATTTGCCTGTATGGGGCACAGGCGATGAGCTTTAGTCCTCACAATAATATGGATTTTCTTTGGATGAGCCCCGACAGTTTCATGCAGGAAGGAAAAGCTATCCGCGGAGGAATTCCGATTTGCTTTCCCTGGTTCGGTCCTCATCAGTCAGATCCCCAGCAGCCCCAGCACGGTTTTGGACGACTGATGTTTTGGGACGTTGTAGGAACTCAGGCATTGCCGAATGGTGAAACCCTTATTCGGATGCAACTTCAATCATCGGATGCCACTAAAGCTTACTGGGCTCATGATTTTTTAGCTGAAATGATTTTTGCGATTGGGAAAAAGCTGACAGCCACACTCAAAGTGACCAATACCTCTAATGTGTCATTTGAATACGGGTGTGCACTGCATACGTATTATACGATATCAGCTATTGAAAACATTCAGATTGAAGGGTTGGAAGGACTAAGTTATTACAACCAACTGACTGGGGAAGATGGTCTGCAAAACGAAAAGCAGTTAGCTTTCAATGAGCCGCTTACCCGTCATTACCTCAATACAGAAACGCCGGTTGTAATTGATGATCCGGCTTTTCGTCGCCGTATTCTTGTTGAAAAGTCAGGGAGCAAAGTTACTACAGTTTGGAATCCGGGCAAAGAGGCCTCGACTGGCATTGCCGATATTCCTGATGATGGTTATGACGCTTTTGTTTGCGTGGAAGCCACCAATGCGTCTGATTACACCATTCAGTTGGCACCTGGAGCAAGCTATGAAACCTCAGCTATTCTTGGACTGGAAGAATAG
- a CDS encoding ABC transporter permease: MMLLFRLIFESFSFAGDSMRANKLRTFLSLLGITIGIFAIISVFTIIDSLENYIRSNLNALGSNMVYIQKWPWTPPEGENEYPWWKYQNRPFPKLEEAETIVRNSQYSEYAVFLFGFSSTVEFGNSSTEGTEVLATTSDLIETWSLDIDRGRYFTDSEMRSGAPMAVVGSEIVNRLFKEDNPIGKEIKVNGHRMLVIGTYKKQGSSMVGTSMDKRVHIPVMYASNLVDFKTRERGQTINVKANPDANRGEFTAELEGIMRSLHRLKPMEENDFAINEMHTISDRFEPVFKVINIAGWIIGGFSIVVGGFGIANIMFVSVKERTRLIGIQKALGAKKYFILLQFIFEAVFLSLMGGAVGLFLIFIGTSIFNYVSDMTIAMNASNVITGFMISAVIGILSGFFPALIASRLDPVKAMGAV; encoded by the coding sequence ATGATGCTTCTGTTCCGATTAATCTTTGAGAGTTTTTCGTTTGCCGGTGATTCCATGCGTGCGAATAAGTTGCGTACTTTTCTGTCGCTTTTGGGAATTACCATTGGCATTTTTGCCATCATTTCTGTTTTTACAATAATCGATTCTCTTGAAAATTATATTCGCAGTAACCTCAATGCTTTGGGCAGTAATATGGTTTATATTCAGAAGTGGCCATGGACACCTCCCGAAGGAGAAAACGAATATCCTTGGTGGAAATATCAGAATCGGCCATTCCCGAAACTTGAGGAAGCAGAGACAATCGTTCGAAATTCGCAGTATAGTGAATATGCTGTTTTTCTTTTTGGATTTAGCTCGACTGTTGAATTTGGAAATAGTAGTACTGAAGGTACTGAGGTGTTGGCAACAACATCTGATTTGATAGAAACCTGGAGCCTGGATATTGATCGAGGGAGATATTTTACTGATTCGGAGATGCGTTCGGGAGCACCAATGGCGGTTGTGGGTAGTGAGATAGTTAATCGACTGTTTAAGGAAGACAACCCGATAGGAAAAGAAATTAAAGTTAACGGACATCGAATGTTGGTGATTGGTACTTACAAAAAGCAAGGTTCAAGTATGGTTGGGACAAGCATGGACAAGCGGGTTCATATTCCGGTAATGTATGCGAGTAATTTGGTCGATTTTAAAACCCGAGAGCGAGGACAGACGATTAATGTAAAGGCTAACCCAGATGCGAATCGGGGAGAGTTTACCGCTGAATTGGAAGGTATTATGCGATCACTACATCGTTTGAAGCCAATGGAAGAAAACGACTTTGCGATTAACGAGATGCATACTATTAGTGACCGTTTTGAGCCTGTTTTTAAAGTGATTAATATTGCCGGTTGGATAATAGGTGGCTTTAGCATTGTTGTAGGCGGCTTTGGAATTGCCAATATCATGTTTGTGTCGGTAAAAGAACGTACGCGGCTTATTGGTATTCAGAAAGCCTTGGGGGCAAAGAAATATTTCATTCTGTTGCAGTTTATCTTTGAGGCGGTTTTCCTGTCACTAATGGGCGGAGCAGTTGGGCTGTTCTTGATTTTTATAGGAACAAGTATCTTCAACTACGTGTCGGATATGACGATTGCGATGAATGCGAGTAATGTGATTACAGGTTTTATGATTTCTGCGGTCATTGGGATTTTATCCGGCTTTTTCCCCGCACTTATAGCTTCCCGGCTCGATCCGGTTAAAGCAATGGGAGCGGTTTGA
- the purH gene encoding bifunctional phosphoribosylaminoimidazolecarboxamide formyltransferase/IMP cyclohydrolase has protein sequence MKDLKKIKSALISVYHKDKLDSIVTKLDKLGVNIYSTGGTQSFIESLGTDVIPVEDLTSYPSILGGRVKTLHPKVFGGILNRRDNEGDQQQITDYEIPEIDLVIVDLYPFEETVASGASEQDIIEKIDIGGIALIRAAAKNFNDVIIVSSRDQYDDLNLLLDEKSGDSSIDDRKAFARKAFATSSHYDSAIFNYFNEGITEKSRVSLNDGQVLRYGENSHQSATFYKFNNTESKITLANAEVLQGKALSYNNMLDADAAWKSASDAYHATTHIDTKVAVSVIKHLNPCGLAVTDDILKSLDLAWAGDPISAFGSIICFTDTVTEEVASWFGKKFVEIIIAPEFTPEALEIFSKKKNLRLLVTPVKAETTGEKLYRSISGGMLVQDEDEGMDSEFKNVTKIKFDDNKLNLAKFGITACKHLKSNAIAVVTENSDGSFWLTGAGMGQPNRLDSMRQLTMPRFDMKEGIKIEESVVISDAFFPFRDSIEAADEYGVKYIVEPGGSIRDDEVIEACDEFGIAMLFTGRRHFKH, from the coding sequence ATGAAGGATTTAAAAAAGATTAAATCGGCACTGATCTCCGTTTACCATAAAGATAAACTGGATTCTATTGTAACGAAACTGGATAAGCTTGGTGTGAATATTTATTCGACAGGAGGAACCCAATCGTTTATTGAAAGTTTAGGAACTGACGTTATTCCGGTAGAAGATTTAACCAGCTATCCATCCATCTTAGGTGGTCGTGTGAAAACACTTCACCCAAAAGTATTTGGTGGCATTTTAAACCGACGCGACAACGAAGGTGATCAACAACAAATTACCGATTATGAAATTCCGGAAATTGATTTGGTTATTGTTGATTTATACCCTTTTGAAGAAACTGTTGCCTCGGGAGCTTCAGAACAAGACATTATTGAAAAAATAGATATTGGCGGTATTGCATTGATTCGCGCGGCAGCTAAAAATTTTAACGATGTAATCATTGTTTCATCGCGCGATCAATACGATGATCTCAACTTACTGTTGGATGAGAAAAGTGGTGATAGCTCAATTGATGACCGCAAAGCATTTGCACGTAAAGCATTTGCTACCTCGTCGCACTACGATTCGGCTATTTTTAATTATTTCAACGAAGGAATAACTGAGAAAAGCCGGGTGAGCCTGAACGATGGTCAGGTACTTCGTTATGGCGAAAACTCACATCAATCGGCAACCTTTTACAAATTCAACAATACCGAAAGCAAAATAACGTTAGCCAATGCCGAAGTTTTACAAGGCAAAGCACTATCGTACAACAACATGCTGGATGCCGATGCTGCCTGGAAATCAGCCAGCGATGCTTACCATGCCACTACCCATATCGATACAAAAGTTGCTGTTTCAGTTATCAAACACTTAAATCCTTGCGGGTTGGCCGTAACCGACGACATTCTGAAATCGTTGGATTTAGCTTGGGCAGGTGATCCGATTAGTGCCTTTGGATCTATCATTTGTTTCACCGATACCGTGACTGAGGAAGTGGCCTCGTGGTTTGGGAAGAAATTTGTGGAAATTATTATTGCTCCGGAGTTTACCCCCGAAGCACTCGAAATATTTAGTAAAAAGAAAAATCTTCGGTTACTGGTAACTCCTGTGAAAGCAGAAACCACAGGAGAAAAACTATACCGCTCAATTAGTGGTGGAATGCTGGTCCAGGATGAGGACGAAGGCATGGATAGCGAATTTAAAAATGTCACAAAAATTAAATTTGATGACAATAAATTAAATCTTGCCAAGTTTGGTATTACAGCGTGTAAACATTTGAAAAGTAATGCGATCGCAGTAGTCACCGAGAATTCAGATGGCTCTTTCTGGCTAACCGGTGCCGGAATGGGGCAACCCAACCGACTAGACAGTATGCGTCAGTTGACCATGCCCCGTTTTGACATGAAGGAAGGAATCAAGATTGAAGAGTCAGTCGTAATTTCGGATGCGTTCTTCCCTTTCAGAGATAGCATTGAAGCCGCCGACGAGTATGGTGTAAAATACATTGTTGAGCCGGGTGGAAGCATCAGAGATGACGAAGTGATTGAAGCATGTGATGAATTTGGTATTGCCATGTTGTTTACCGGCAGACGACACTTTAAACATTAA
- a CDS encoding rod shape-determining protein, which produces MGLFSFLTQEIAIDLGTANTIIIQNDKIVVDEPSIVTIDLKTEKLVAIGEKARQMQGKTHANLKTIRPLRDGVIADFNAAEQMIRGMIKMINPKSRLFSPALKMVVCIPSGSTEVEIRAVRDSSEHAGGREVYMIYEPMAAAIGIGLDVEAPEGSMIVDIGGGTTEIAVISLGGIVTNKSIRIAGDDLTADIMEYMRHQHNIKIGERTAEEIKIHVGSALSQLEEPPNDYIIQGPNQMTALPIEVPVSYQEISHCLEKSISKIETAILSALEQTPPELYSDIVSKGIYLAGGGALLRGLDKRLTEKINIPFHVSEDPLRAVARGTGIALKNVDKFSFLIR; this is translated from the coding sequence ATGGGATTGTTTTCTTTTTTAACTCAGGAAATTGCAATTGACCTTGGAACGGCCAATACAATTATCATTCAAAATGATAAGATTGTGGTTGACGAACCGTCGATTGTAACGATTGACCTGAAAACAGAAAAGCTCGTTGCAATTGGTGAAAAAGCTCGTCAGATGCAGGGAAAAACGCACGCCAACCTGAAAACAATCAGGCCTTTGCGCGATGGAGTAATTGCCGACTTTAACGCGGCGGAGCAGATGATTAGGGGCATGATCAAAATGATCAATCCAAAGTCCCGGTTATTCTCACCTGCCTTAAAAATGGTTGTGTGTATTCCTTCAGGCTCTACGGAGGTTGAAATTCGTGCAGTACGTGACTCTTCGGAGCATGCGGGCGGACGTGAAGTCTACATGATTTATGAACCCATGGCTGCTGCCATCGGTATTGGATTGGATGTTGAAGCTCCCGAAGGTAGTATGATTGTTGACATCGGCGGTGGAACAACCGAGATTGCGGTGATTTCGTTGGGCGGAATTGTCACCAATAAGTCAATTCGTATTGCCGGCGATGACCTGACTGCTGACATTATGGAGTACATGCGTCATCAACACAATATTAAAATTGGTGAACGAACAGCTGAAGAAATTAAAATCCACGTGGGGTCGGCATTATCTCAACTGGAAGAGCCGCCAAACGACTACATCATTCAGGGACCAAACCAAATGACAGCATTACCTATTGAAGTTCCGGTTTCTTACCAGGAAATTTCTCACTGTCTGGAAAAATCAATTTCTAAAATTGAAACAGCGATCCTGAGTGCGCTAGAACAAACCCCACCGGAACTGTATTCTGATATTGTTTCAAAAGGAATTTACCTGGCTGGTGGTGGAGCCCTTCTTCGTGGACTGGACAAACGGTTGACGGAAAAAATTAATATCCCATTTCACGTTTCAGAAGATCCGCTAAGGGCAGTTGCCCGAGGAACAGGTATTGCGCTTAAAAATGTTGATAAATTCTCTTTCCTGATCAGGTAA
- the mreC gene encoding rod shape-determining protein MreC, which produces MRSLLQFLARNSFLFLFLALEVISMTLIVNYNNFQRVKFLNSSNRISASIYKTTDDFAAYFNLRKENEELAEENARLRTELQKLQLAEIFGSVDTTRKDTTYQFIPARVINNSANKQYNYLTINKGALDGIEPDMGIIGPKGVVGVVTNVTDHYSSGPSLLNKRWRVSAKIKKNAYFGSLSWDGTDYQYAQLNEIPFHVELARGDTIITSGYSSIFPEGILLGVIDDFNHNSGANFYQIKIKLSSNFKTISNIELVKKKHIKEQEKLEILNNND; this is translated from the coding sequence ATGAGAAGTTTGCTCCAATTTCTTGCTCGAAATTCTTTCTTGTTTTTGTTTTTGGCACTCGAAGTTATCTCAATGACACTGATTGTCAATTACAATAACTTTCAGCGAGTCAAATTTCTGAATTCAAGCAACCGGATATCGGCTTCGATTTATAAAACAACCGATGATTTCGCTGCCTATTTCAATCTTCGAAAGGAAAATGAGGAACTGGCAGAAGAAAATGCAAGGTTGCGAACTGAGCTCCAAAAACTACAACTCGCCGAAATATTTGGTAGCGTTGATACAACCAGAAAAGACACCACTTACCAGTTTATTCCTGCCCGGGTTATTAACAACTCGGCAAATAAACAATACAACTACCTAACCATCAATAAAGGCGCGCTGGATGGCATTGAGCCTGACATGGGAATTATTGGCCCGAAAGGCGTTGTGGGGGTTGTCACCAACGTAACCGACCATTACAGCTCGGGCCCCAGCCTACTCAACAAACGTTGGCGGGTTTCAGCAAAAATAAAGAAGAATGCCTATTTTGGCTCATTATCCTGGGATGGCACCGACTATCAATATGCTCAGTTGAATGAAATTCCTTTCCATGTTGAATTGGCAAGAGGTGATACGATCATTACAAGTGGCTACTCTTCTATTTTTCCTGAAGGCATTTTACTGGGTGTAATCGATGATTTCAATCACAATAGTGGAGCGAACTTCTACCAAATCAAAATAAAACTATCAAGCAACTTCAAAACCATTTCGAATATTGAACTGGTTAAAAAAAAGCACATTAAAGAACAAGAAAAGCTGGAGATATTGAATAACAATGATTAG
- the mreD gene encoding rod shape-determining protein MreD, with the protein MISDFLKYTSMLVVLVLLQVLLLNNIQFSGYVNPYMYVLFILLLPFETPRYLLLLLGFMIGLLVDIFSNTPGMHASAATFMAFLRPYTISLISSRDSIEVNIPPRLKTMGFGWFMRYTLILVLAHHLFLFFIEVFSMTGFLHTLTRSLLSTAFTAILIVISQFLIFKE; encoded by the coding sequence ATGATTAGCGATTTTCTAAAATATACAAGTATGTTGGTAGTGCTGGTTCTTTTACAAGTACTGCTCCTCAACAATATTCAATTTAGTGGATACGTAAATCCATATATGTACGTTCTTTTCATCTTGCTGCTACCCTTTGAAACTCCCCGTTATTTGTTGCTTTTACTAGGATTCATGATTGGGCTATTGGTCGATATTTTCAGTAATACGCCGGGAATGCACGCTTCTGCTGCAACCTTTATGGCCTTTTTAAGACCCTACACGATATCACTCATTTCATCCCGCGATTCTATCGAAGTGAATATCCCACCTCGACTAAAAACAATGGGATTTGGCTGGTTTATGCGCTATACGCTCATTTTAGTACTGGCTCATCACCTTTTTCTATTTTTTATTGAAGTTTTTTCAATGACCGGTTTTTTACACACGTTAACCAGAAGTTTATTAAGTACTGCTTTTACAGCAATATTGATTGTCATCAGTCAGTTTTTGATTTTTAAGGAGTAA
- the mrdA gene encoding penicillin-binding protein 2, which yields MDNYSKRKYLIGAIFILVALVFSIRLFRLQVVNNDYKQYATRNVLRRIVTYPARGLIYDRNGALLVYNKASYDLLVTPREVSAFDTTAFCDILEIQKDELIAGLNKAKKYSRYKPSVIIKQLSPESYAVLQEKLFQFPGFFVQTRTLREYPQKTAAHVLGYVGEVNSSKIQKDPYYARGDYIGITGLENAYEEELRGQKGVNFQLVDVHNRLKGKYRDGKSDTLAVLGKNLVTTLDADLQAYAEHLMDNKKGSVVAIEPATGEVLTFLSAPTYDPSLLVGRARGANYQKLAQDTLKPIFNRAIRAAYPPGSTFKLFNALIALEENTINLQTHFSCNGPLSRPIRCTHNHISPISVRNAIRESCNPFFWNTFNSIMRKYPRADEGYKVWREHLISCGLSQRLGTELSNELPGNIPEVGYYNHYYGEGHWNGLTIRSMAIGQGELLITPFQLANMAATIANRGYYITPHFVKSVWSIENEPKDLNFERHVTTIDPEHFEVVIEGMQAVVEESNTRYYSKLDSIIICGKTGTVQNPHGSDHSVFIAFAPKENPQIAISVYVENGVWGARYAAPIASLIIEKYLNDSIAPRRISIETRMHEANLLNSFQPK from the coding sequence GTGGACAACTATTCAAAACGAAAATACCTAATTGGAGCCATTTTTATTTTGGTCGCGTTGGTCTTCTCTATACGCTTATTTCGTCTTCAGGTTGTGAATAACGACTACAAACAATATGCAACACGAAATGTGCTTCGGAGAATTGTTACCTATCCGGCTCGGGGATTAATTTACGACAGAAACGGAGCTTTGTTGGTTTACAACAAAGCCTCCTATGATTTATTGGTAACTCCCCGAGAAGTGTCAGCTTTTGATACAACTGCATTTTGTGATATCCTGGAAATACAAAAAGACGAACTGATTGCCGGCCTGAACAAAGCAAAAAAGTACTCCCGCTATAAACCATCGGTAATCATAAAGCAACTTTCACCTGAAAGTTACGCAGTGCTTCAGGAAAAGCTTTTCCAATTCCCAGGCTTTTTCGTTCAAACCCGGACACTGAGGGAATACCCACAAAAAACAGCAGCCCACGTTCTTGGATATGTCGGAGAAGTAAACAGTTCGAAAATTCAAAAGGACCCTTATTACGCTCGGGGAGACTACATTGGTATTACTGGGCTTGAGAATGCTTATGAAGAAGAACTACGTGGGCAAAAAGGGGTTAATTTTCAACTCGTTGATGTACACAACCGGCTCAAAGGAAAATACCGAGATGGTAAAAGTGATACCTTGGCCGTGCTCGGCAAAAACTTAGTCACAACATTGGATGCTGATTTGCAAGCTTATGCAGAACACCTGATGGACAATAAAAAAGGAAGTGTTGTAGCCATTGAACCTGCGACCGGAGAAGTACTAACATTTTTGAGTGCTCCAACCTACGATCCTTCGTTATTGGTGGGGCGGGCACGCGGAGCGAATTATCAAAAGCTGGCGCAAGATACACTCAAACCTATTTTTAACCGAGCAATTCGAGCTGCCTATCCTCCCGGTTCAACCTTTAAACTGTTTAATGCTTTAATTGCACTTGAGGAAAATACAATTAACCTGCAAACCCATTTTAGTTGCAATGGTCCGTTGTCCCGCCCAATCCGATGTACACACAATCACATTTCACCAATAAGTGTTCGTAATGCAATTCGGGAATCCTGCAATCCATTTTTCTGGAACACCTTTAATTCAATTATGCGGAAATATCCGCGTGCTGATGAAGGGTACAAAGTATGGAGAGAACATTTGATAAGCTGTGGACTGAGCCAACGACTTGGAACTGAACTGAGCAATGAGCTACCCGGAAATATCCCGGAGGTTGGGTATTACAACCATTATTATGGCGAAGGCCACTGGAATGGCTTAACCATCCGTTCGATGGCTATTGGACAGGGAGAGCTTCTGATTACACCTTTTCAACTGGCCAATATGGCTGCCACTATTGCCAATCGGGGATATTACATTACTCCTCATTTTGTAAAATCGGTATGGAGCATTGAAAATGAACCCAAAGATCTAAATTTTGAACGCCATGTAACAACGATCGATCCGGAGCATTTTGAAGTGGTAATAGAAGGGATGCAAGCTGTTGTTGAAGAAAGTAACACCCGATATTATTCCAAGCTCGATAGTATAATTATTTGTGGAAAAACAGGAACAGTTCAAAATCCTCACGGTTCTGATCACTCCGTATTCATCGCATTTGCTCCAAAGGAAAATCCTCAAATAGCTATTTCGGTGTATGTTGAGAATGGTGTATGGGGTGCTCGTTATGCGGCTCCCATTGCCAGTTTAATCATTGAAAAATACCTAAATGATAGTATTGCTCCACGCCGGATCTCAATAGAAACCCGAATGCATGAAGCGAATTTATTAAACTCATTTCAACCCAAATAA
- the rodA gene encoding rod shape-determining protein RodA — MARRNNIWISLDWMTIGIYLILVFLGWISIYAAVYNDEHSSILDMSQRYGKQLIWIAAALVIGFTLIIIDSKFYVFFAYAFYGITILLLIAVLIFGTKVKGATSWFQVGGIAIQPAEFVKFTTALALAKYLSTYNFKMHKFKSYLTIGLILLMPVVLIFLQNDTGSALVISVFLLVLFREGLSGSILFIGLVIALVFIFTLVLSPLHTIIILSIAVLVLHYFMRQKPIETLKVAGIFSSLATAFIFGGSLFKTGIPPVQWLLYATIISSLIFAVFAFRQHLYNLLLVLAIYLGLTFFTFSVDYVFNNILESHQQSRINELFGIESDPLGVGYNVNQSKIAIGSGGLTGKGFLNGTQTKFDFVPEQSTDFIFCTVGEEWGYIGTTLVIGLFLLLLLRLIYLAERQRSTFSRVYGYGVACIIFFHLAINVGMTIGLAPVIGIPLPFFSYGGSSLWSFTILLFIFLRLDASRAEKLSH; from the coding sequence GTGGCAAGAAGAAATAACATATGGATAAGCTTAGACTGGATGACAATTGGAATCTACCTGATTCTGGTCTTTTTGGGCTGGATTAGCATTTATGCCGCTGTTTATAATGATGAACACAGTAGTATTTTGGACATGAGCCAACGGTATGGGAAGCAACTTATTTGGATTGCCGCAGCACTCGTTATCGGGTTCACGTTAATTATAATTGACAGCAAATTTTACGTATTTTTTGCCTATGCTTTCTATGGAATTACCATCCTACTGCTTATTGCCGTGCTCATTTTTGGTACCAAAGTAAAAGGAGCAACTTCGTGGTTTCAGGTCGGAGGGATAGCCATACAACCGGCTGAGTTTGTTAAGTTCACCACCGCTCTTGCGCTTGCGAAATACCTGAGCACCTATAATTTCAAAATGCATAAATTTAAGTCCTATCTTACAATCGGGCTTATCTTGCTCATGCCAGTTGTGCTCATCTTCTTACAAAATGACACCGGGTCAGCATTGGTTATTAGTGTCTTTTTGCTGGTATTATTTCGTGAAGGACTCTCCGGATCGATCCTTTTTATTGGACTCGTAATTGCATTGGTATTCATATTCACACTGGTTCTGTCGCCATTACACACCATCATTATTTTAAGTATTGCGGTCTTAGTTCTACATTATTTCATGCGACAAAAACCTATCGAAACGCTAAAAGTAGCGGGTATTTTTTCGAGTTTGGCCACGGCCTTCATCTTTGGAGGAAGCCTATTTAAGACAGGAATACCACCAGTCCAATGGCTACTTTATGCAACGATTATTTCATCGCTTATTTTTGCGGTTTTTGCTTTTCGGCAACATCTTTATAACCTGCTTCTTGTTTTAGCGATCTACCTCGGGTTAACGTTTTTTACTTTTTCTGTGGACTACGTATTTAACAATATTTTAGAGTCGCACCAACAAAGTAGGATTAATGAATTATTTGGCATTGAATCTGACCCACTTGGAGTTGGATACAATGTCAACCAATCAAAAATTGCAATTGGCTCGGGAGGCCTGACCGGAAAAGGATTTTTGAATGGGACACAAACTAAGTTTGATTTTGTTCCGGAACAAAGTACCGACTTTATTTTTTGCACCGTTGGCGAAGAATGGGGTTATATAGGAACGACCCTCGTCATTGGACTATTCCTGCTTTTACTGCTAAGGCTCATTTACCTTGCAGAAAGACAACGCTCAACCTTTAGTCGGGTATACGGTTATGGTGTGGCCTGTATTATATTCTTTCACTTAGCCATTAATGTTGGTATGACAATTGGACTTGCCCCCGTTATTGGAATTCCGCTACCTTTTTTTAGTTATGGGGGCTCATCGCTTTGGTCATTCACCATCTTGCTATTCATCTTTCTTCGGCTAGATGCAAGTCGGGCGGAGAAGTTGAGCCACTAA